The following are encoded in a window of Heterodontus francisci isolate sHetFra1 chromosome 2, sHetFra1.hap1, whole genome shotgun sequence genomic DNA:
- the gjd4 gene encoding gap junction delta-2 protein: MVLFRLFVIIGVGYPLYQDEQTKFTCDTMQPGCSNVCYDAFFPISHCRFWFVQAMALCLPLAIFIMYVAHRVPMQNAKESSLQCPQNLAETRKSCETNLHLEDSHGETKAVNEDLRIRILNFCEAYVLQLLLRTLLEAGFGVGQYYLFGFFVPNKFVCSSSPCANRVTCYPSRPTEKTLLVNFMFGITAFSFLLNFVDLIYVIKHAVKQSKKNKLLMKNFYQEESYHDIPSDTRELPEPKVVQEYEMRVRERRESGTSAGSEASCKSRQEEGTFTRTEVLTGDVALSNTNSNNTRLTMITSSPASMEGSANKDGSKLALCESEQGPTAHSFNRYTAPLPDQQGSRLRPHTLQKPAESPSSNSQLIEEYRLVHMRVTAGQSNCSKGSKKKKSEWV, encoded by the coding sequence ATGGTATTGTTCAGGCTATTTGTGATCATTGGTGTTGGCTATCCCCTGTACCAAGACGAACAAACGAAATtcacttgtgacaccatgcagcCGGGATGCTCCAACGTGTGCTATGATGCCTTCTTCCCTATATCTCACTGCAGATTTTGGTTTGTACAGGCCATGGCACTCTGCTTGCCTTTAGCAATATTCATCATGTATGTGGCTCACAGGGTGCCTATGCAAAATGCAAAAGAAagctctctccagtgccctcaaaACTTGGCTGAAACCAGGAAAAGTTGTGAGACAAATCTCCACTTGGAAGACAGCCATGGCGAAACCAAGGCAGTAAATGAAGATCTCAGAATAAGAATCCTCAATTTCTGTGAGGCATATGTGCTTCAGTTACTTCTGAGGACTTTATTGGAGGCAGGATTTGGGGTTGGCCAATATTACTTGTTTGGATTTTTTGTTCCAAATAAGTTTGTCTGCTCCAGTTCACCGTGTGCCAACAGAGTGACCTGTTATCCTTCCAGACCCACTGAGAAAACACTGCTGGTTAATTTTATGTTTGGAATCACTGCATTCTCCTTTCTGCTGAACTTTGTAGATCTGATTTATGTGATTAAGCACGCTGTAAAACAAAGCAAGAAGAATAAGTTGCTGATGAAGAATTTTTATCAAGAAGAGTCCTATCACGATATCCCAAGCGACACCCGTGAGCTTCCTGAACCCAAAGTAGTCCAAGAGTATGAAATGCGTGTGCGGGAAAGGCGAGAGAGCGGTACAAGTGCAGGCAGTGAAGCATCTTGCAAATCGAGACAGGAAGAAGGAACTTTTACACGCACAGAGGTGCTGACAGGGGACGTGGCCCTCTCcaacaccaacagcaacaacaCACGCCTCACCATGATCACATCAAGCCCCGCCTCCATGGAAGGATCTGCCAACAAGGATGGCAGCAAGTTGGCTCTCTGTGAGAGTGAGCAGGGGCCCACTGCTCATTCATTCAACAGGTACACGGCCCCCCTGCCAGATCAGCAAGGTTCCAGATTACGCCCGCACACACTGCAGAAGCCCGCTGAATCTCCATCAAGCAACAGCCAACTGATAGAGGAGTATAGACTTGTTCATATGCGGGTTACAGctggccagtcaaactgcagtAAAGGCAGCAAGAAAAAGAAATCAGAATGGGTTTGA